Proteins from a single region of Candidatus Neomarinimicrobiota bacterium:
- a CDS encoding sensor histidine kinase, which yields MDSYFAPAEKATEEQLHQQHSIISESLFIEGLMETVGGLLAVLNEQRQIISINDSFLKMLGVKDPIVALGLRPGNALDCIHASGAPAGCGTTKYCSTCGAAKAIVSSLESNEPTEEICALKANNHGSDVDLVLKVRSHPAVIQNTRYIMLFLRDITLEQQRAALERTFFHDINNMLSGLVGASEILARDENKSPMVDIVRRSSLRLQKAVEIQRFLLESGADYNNLVQQNTSLGQIREDMMTLFLQHPASKNKHLVYAEDFEDFIITTDVSLMERVIANMITNALEASDEGDSVHVSHALETNRVSINVHNNQVIPEDVRLRVFQRNFSTKGQSGRGLGTFSMKLFGENILGGDVHFTSKPKAGTTFTFSLPIM from the coding sequence ATGGATAGTTATTTTGCACCCGCGGAAAAAGCGACTGAAGAACAACTGCACCAACAGCATTCCATAATATCAGAAAGCCTCTTCATTGAGGGATTGATGGAAACGGTTGGCGGGTTGCTGGCCGTTCTAAATGAGCAACGTCAGATTATTTCTATCAATGATTCCTTTCTGAAAATGTTGGGTGTGAAGGATCCAATAGTAGCTCTGGGTTTACGTCCGGGTAACGCTCTGGATTGTATTCATGCCAGTGGTGCCCCTGCAGGATGTGGGACGACTAAATATTGTTCGACCTGTGGCGCAGCTAAGGCTATTGTGAGTAGTTTGGAGAGCAACGAGCCTACTGAGGAGATTTGTGCCTTAAAAGCAAATAATCACGGGAGCGATGTTGATCTTGTTCTGAAGGTTCGGTCCCACCCAGCAGTTATTCAAAACACTCGATATATCATGCTTTTTCTGAGAGATATTACTCTCGAACAGCAAAGAGCTGCGCTTGAAAGAACCTTTTTCCACGATATCAACAACATGCTATCTGGTCTGGTTGGAGCCAGTGAAATTTTAGCTCGTGATGAGAACAAATCCCCCATGGTTGATATTGTCCGTCGTTCTTCCCTGCGATTGCAGAAGGCCGTTGAAATTCAGAGATTTTTGCTGGAGAGTGGTGCAGATTACAATAATCTAGTGCAACAAAATACTTCGCTTGGTCAGATTCGGGAAGACATGATGACCCTTTTCCTTCAACATCCGGCTAGCAAAAATAAGCACCTCGTTTATGCTGAAGATTTTGAAGATTTTATTATCACAACGGATGTATCGCTTATGGAGAGAGTAATTGCGAATATGATTACTAATGCACTGGAAGCATCAGACGAAGGTGATTCCGTACATGTTTCACATGCGCTTGAGACCAATAGAGTGAGCATCAATGTTCATAATAATCAAGTCATTCCTGAGGATGTCCGCCTGAGAGTATTTCAGCGAAATTTCAGCACCAAAGGTCAGTCAGGCAGAGGGCTGGGCACCTTCTCCATGAAACTGTTTGGAGAAAATATATTGGGAGGGGATGTTCACTTCACCTCAAAGCCAAAGGCAGGAACAACCTTTACTTTTTCACTCCCCATCATGTAA